The genomic stretch AAAGCCAGTGGAATCAAACCGCGCATTTTTCCGTTCAGCAGCAATTTAGATAATGCTTTGTCTGTTTGCCccaaaataagaggaaaaaatgaggcTAGAATACTAAACCAGAATAATTTATGAAGTCCTTTAGCCGGACTGATTTGATCACTAAAGCACTGCTTTGAAAGAACTTAAGATTGTAGGTTTCGCAGTCAAAACgtaaataaaaaggaagcaaCATACAAGATCAAAGCACCAAATCCAAACTCCGCCCCAAGGGTAATCACTGGTTCGGTTGCTAGCTCATGTCAGACACTGGCACACATCCCAATCTCAGAAGGTGGCATTCTTATGTGCTAGTTTAAAGCTCAGGTTTACTTACACGGAGAGCAGAGGGGGCTGGCAGTATAAAAATCCAGGAAGAGCATCCCTTCCGAAGCCATCTGGTCTAGGTTAGGAGTTTCCTTAGAAGGCTCTCCAAAAGCTCCCAAATCACCCCAACCCATCTGCAAGAAGAACACGCCACAAGATGTGAAAGTACTTCCACCGCTCCACAAACGACAACGCTTCTGGGCGCGCATAAAACTTTTATTATATCCCTTCATTTCTAAGTCTTTACAGAGCTCATCTCCCTGCTTAGGGAGCACTTCACAGACAGGATAAAACTCATCTTCCCCAACCCTGTGAAGCTGGGAACTATCGCAGtttttgctgaaaatgagaaactgaggcacacaCGAGGTTAAACAACTTGCTCGTGCTTAAGTGGACGTTAAAAGATTTTGTAGCAGGATGGGGTTGAGAGTCCTAACGTCTTCACTCTGACTCCAGAGGCTGAAGACTGGCAAGCACACACTGGACGTCACACACCATGCACTCAGTGGTGTGTAGCTGCAAGTCAAGTTGCTCAGTCCTCAGCTGAGTGTCTTTGACCCCTGCACCCTCTCAGTCTGCTCCATCTATGTACACACGACTATTAACGCAAGGGAAAGGTCTGAATTcaaaaggagagcagcaggaaaatgtttattttaaaagcaagctCTGGAGAGAAGCCTGCCAGAGGCATCGTATGTCACTCTGCTTATTTGCAAATGGGGGTTTGAGTCTGTGCCTTCCTCCCAGCACAGTGGGGCCACACGGTCCCCATCCAGGAGAGCCGTAAAATTACCATCACGCTGCCTACACTCATTGCTGAAAACCATCACTGGTAATAACACAAATAAAAGTAAGTGACTTTAAACAGAAGGTTCTAGAAGGGAACAACTTAATGAGCAATTAGGCACCGTGGCTGCTAGAGATTAtattgtgctttaaaaaaaaaaggcaatagCTTTCTCTAATACAGATGTGCATCAGGTGAGCAACTAGTACAGAGGATGTAATGCATCTCGACCTTTCGAAAGCCATCTGTCTGGTCCCATCTGAGAGTCTGCCATTTGCACTGCAGCGGTGCggtttggaaaagagaagcactggagagctgcagagcaggttTCTGAAGCTTCAGTGAAGAGCAATTAAACGGTGCCACCAAACACTAGGATGTGGAACTGAAACAGATTCAGCAGATCACCCCTGCGTCCTCAGTATCTTTACCATCGCTAAGAAAGAAGAGAACGCCGCATTGCGCTAACTCACGCACGAACAGTCACAGGAGTTACCAAAGgattaaaggaaaaagaccACAGAGGTGCATTTCTAATGAAcagcatataaataaataaacagttcACAGAAGCTCGAGTCAGGATCCGTGCCTCATCATGCCTTGTGCTGTACCAACACTTCTAGAATGGGATCATCGCTGTCCCACGGAGCTTTCAtctcaaaaaaaatcacaaatgccTGCTCAGGGGGAAATACTCCTGAATGGAAAATTAAGATGGACTGCCAGCAGCTCAACtggccattaaaaaaaaaaaaaagtaattattctgTACAAGAGTGTGGAAACACTATGAGAACAACAGCAAGACAGGCAGCTtgaagagggagaaggaagccCAGCAGGCTTCAAGTCACATACCCACCCTCACCAGCTTTCTGAGGAGCTTAGCACAGCACACAATGCATTCCTACTCCAAACACATCTGAAGAAGGACAGGAAAACAtgagaagagaagcaaagcaggaaGACAACAGCAACTCAAGCTTgtgctgaaaacaaatgcattgcTGCACCGGTGATTTATTTAACCTGGGATCATATCTGCTGTTTAATGACTTgagtttcctttctgttcagCTCTTCAAGAGGATAATTTGGGTTtctaaaacatttcttgaaagGTATCAGAGTTTCTTTGTCTACGTTTGAAGCTACACTTTACTCAGTGCTGCTCACATCAGCATCCATCTCTAGCATTGCAAGGTATTGACACAATATTTTTGTAGGTTAGTGTAATGCTATAACGTGATGGAAAGTACAACTAGAACAGCAGGGTGGCAcaatcccaggctgcagcaaatgagaacaagcccaaatgcagcagctgtggacacagacacaaaagaagaaaatcagctcaCCCTCGAAAGGCCACCAGTaagcagggatctccagtgagaCACCCtcccctccactgccaacccttaaatgaggtctgggaaggggtgcatcctggctccaccccttctgatAACTCAGGTGCgttgcttgcacctgagcttcCCTAGGTTGGCCCTGctttcccaccaggtgctccatcactgggtgactcagcatttctgctacagtcAGAAAGCCAAGCCTTAATTTAGCAGTGATCAGTGTTCGGAGTAAACCAAAACATCCCACCTTCCAACACTTACCAGCTGGTGAATACACTCTGCTGCCAAGGAGAGTGGAGTTAATCACTCAGTCATTATGAACGAGCTGATAAGGTGACTAAGCTTCTAGATAAGGTGGTACGTGTGTAAGCACCACTTCCAAAATGCCTACACCCAGGCTTGACTTTACAGACCCGAGAAGTCTCACTTGTTTTCAGCAGGACATCCACAAACAAGGAATAAGAAGAGGCTTGCGTGAACACCTTCAACTCATCGCCACCTTTACATAAAATCTCAAAAGGACTTGAGAAAGAAATCAACTCGCTGTAAGCTACTGTGCGAGCTCTCACAGTAAGTGGACATGAACTTCGTTCAAACTTTTCCAGAACATCACAGCAACCCACAAGCAGTGCCTGAATCATTGTGCCCAAGGCCTCTGACCATGAGTCATGACACAGAGCCTATCCACGTGCCGTCCCTCACACGCTGCTCAAGTGACAAAGGGAATGGATGCAGGAAACTGCTGAACCTGGAGGTTCACCTGAGACCGCATGTGGACCTCAAAATGACACGACCCCGTTGGGGTTGCACACTTCGGGGAGAGAACTGCTCTGAAGTACTGGTCAGACAGAACATCAAGAAGCAAgtaaatcataaaatcattaaagtCGGAAAAGATCgctaagatcacctagtccaaccccaacctaCCACCAACGTGCCCACTAAATGTGCAAGGCACTCTCAAAACACAAGTCTCACCAGTCCCACCCACAGCCCTTTATGAATGCTTGAAGAGAACGTCCAGAACAAGCCAGCTGCAGGGTAAGGGAGCCAAGCTGCTGAAGCCCCTGCTCAAAGACACCAACCTTATACCCACAGGATACACACAGGCAAACTGGAGGTCAggccacagccctgctgagctcCTGAGCGTCCCAAACCAATTCCCCAGACATCGGAGGGCTTCTGAGGGCCTGGCCCTCCAACAACAGAGGGACAGAGCCCGCCCAGCTGGGGCCTGCTCACCCTACAGCCTGCCAGGAGCTCTAGTTCCCTCCAGCACCCTGAGCCCTCCTCAGGCGTCTCTCTAAGGATGAGCACCAGCCCGAAAAGGGACGTGAGGTCTCCCTAGTGGCCCCCCTCCCCTTCCGCCCCCTCAGTGCCACCCTCCACGGGGCCAGGGGCTCTCTGCCCCACGCACTGCCCAGCCACAACACACCCAGGCCCACAGTAGGCCTCTGCTGGGTGACGCCAACCCCAGCTGTGGGTGGGGGCATATGGAACGTCCCCTCGGCCCAGGtaccccccacccccccgggTGCCGGGGCCCGCACTCACGTCGTCCATGAGCAGCAGAACCACGTTGGGCGGCGCGGCGCAgcccagagcccagcacagccacagggGCACCAGCACCGCTCTCGCCATGGCAACCGCCGCACCGCGCGCCCGCCGCGCGTCACGTGACCGCCTCCCGCCCGCCGCGCGTCACGTGATCGCCTCCCCCGGCACGTGACGCGGGCGGCGAGGAGGCGGGGACAAGATGGCGGTGTGCATCGCCGTGATCGCCAAGGAGGTGGGGGCGAGGCCGGAGGGCATGGGGGTCCTCTGTGGGGCTAGAGAGGGGCGAGGGGAGCAGGGTGCGGGCAAAGGGGCGTGCGCAGGGCTGGGTCTCAGGCTCACGTTGTGGGTCGAAAGCAAAGGTGATCGGGGTGGGCAgagaggtggggaggggggcagcAGCCGGGACAGGGCtttcctgcagagccctggaGACAGGCCCGAGCCGGGCAAAGGGAGACGTGATGTGGGAGTGCTGAGCTTTGGGTGCTGTCTGTGCAAGTGGGCCTCCTGCCACCCACGTACAGAGACAGGTCTGTTCTGTGAGTGCTGCAGGAGGTACAAGAGCTGGGCTGGCTTTGGATGCGAGATGATCTTGGTGTGAAAGCACTGTGGCAGTGTTAGCCATCGATTCCAGAAGCAGAATAGTGAGGCCTTGTCTACGTTAGCATAATTTGTTGTCCTCCTCAGAACTACCCCCTCTACATCCGGAGCGTTCCAACAGAAAATGAGCTCAAGTTCCACTACACCGTGCACACTTCCCTGGACGTGGTGGATGAGAAGAtctctgccatgggcaaggcTATGGTAGATCAGAGGGAGCTCTATCTAGGGCTCCTCTACCCAACCGAAGACTACAAAGTGTATCTTTGTAACACCTGAGTGGCATGGTCTCCCTGCAATCACACCTTCATAGGCGTTGGTGTTTGACATTCACCACAACCATGCTCAAGTGTATTTAATAATCTCTCCTGCAAGCAGCTCTCTGTAAACTCTCTTCCCATTTGGTGCTGGATTAAAGTCATCAGCAGACAATGCAGAGACTTGTTTGCAACCCAGTTTATCACATAAAGGGTTGGGTTTGGTCCCTTGTTCAGTTCAGCAGCTATGGCAATGCTTTTAAGTCACAAAGTTGACCTTCTGACCATTCTCtggctttttcctctgaatCCTGTACATGGAGGTGATCTGCTCTAGCAGACCTGATTTCTGGGTTTTCATAAACTGGTCATTAATTTTTGGAGTTCCAGATCACAACGATATTAGAGGACCTCCAGGTCTCTGACTGCAGCCTGCCAAATGGCAATAGATAAGGTGGGTCATTGAAACAGCTCCTAAGAGGAGAGAAACCCAAAGCAGCTAATGGGAGACTGCTTCTGAAGTACAAGGCATGCATTGCTAGCCAGCATAGGAGCAAGCCTGATCTGGAGTTACCAAAAGTGGCAGCAGTCAGGGAGAAAGGGGAGCAATCTGGTGTCTTGCTTACCTCATCTAGTCCTAGTTATGTGCCAAGTGCAGTAAGAACACAATATTTTCTCGGCTTTTTTGTGTTCCAGCTTTGTTTTGAGTTGCTTTGCCAGCTTCCATAACACATTCCTTAACAGCTGCACAGATATGGCTACGTGACAAACTCGAAGGTGAAGTTTGTTATGGTGGTGGATTCTTCAAACACAGCACTTCGGGACAATGAGATCCGCAGTGTAAGTGCAGGAAATCAGCACAATTTGCTACATCGGTGTTTCTTCTGCTTCCGCTTATTCATAAAGTGCcgagaagcaaaaaaaaaaaaaaaaaaaaaggttaattcAACTACAATCCCTTTTCAGATGTTCCGAAAGCTGCATAATTCATATACAGACATAATGTGCAACCCCTTTTATAACCCTGGGGACCGTATCCATTCCAGGTAAGCAGACTGACCATCTTTGTCACCTTTCTGGGACTTGCAGTGCATCTGTGATGCAGCAGCACCAAGAACATAACCCCCTGTGGTTGGCCAGTTCAGATGTATGTGTTATAACTGCTTTGATAGAAAACAGCTGTGTTGTCTTTGGGTCATTACCCCCTAATAGGAAACTCTTGATAGCCCTGTGAGAAGTTCAACTGAACCATCTCTCACCTCAGCACTGGTGTTAGAAACATTGACTCAAGAAAAAGGTGTCCTTGGGATAGAAATTCCCTGCAGGTAAATGGAGAGGTTACACAGAACAAACAGGGTTTATCCTCAAATAAGGACAGCTGAGATCTtcaacacacacacaactcCTCATGTGAGGGCTGCTGCTCCCTATTTCTAAATTGAAATCTCCCAGGAAATGTGAATAATGTTGTGAGTTGCTATTGCTTAGGCAAGAAAACTGGGCCAGGAGAAGACCTGTCCTTACTTTAGCTTAATTAAAGTCATTGTTCACTCAAGAGAACATGCTGTAGCTAGAGTGAAACCGTGCATTCAGCCTGAGGAAAGCCAGCTCATTAACCAGTAAGAAGCATTGCTAGCTACTGGTATTGTTTAGAGATGTGGTGTGCAGAACTAGCTGCTTCCTTTAATACTGTGTTGTTTCCTTCCCTAGGGCTTTTGATAACATGGTGAACTCCATGATGATGCAGGTGTGCTGAGGCTCTGCCCAGTCTGATCCCAGTGTTGAGAACATTCCCTGTGTACAGGAGTGTGCCTGCTGATGTAtatattgttttcattgtgtAATATTTTAAGTCCGTGTAAAATAAACCTGACACCTGCAAGCTCTGCATGCGCCTCTACTCATGCAAACCTGAGTACAGCACAGAAGTcgctcttctgcttctcttgtgCCTTCAGAGAGCACACAAGAGCCAGCTCTTCCTTCAGGAAGGTCAGCAGCATCAGATGAGGCTGGTTCCCTACAGAAATGTACGCAGCTGTGCTCCTGTGTAACTCAGATGTTTCTGTAGAAATTGGGCTTTGTGGAAAAACAGCAGTTCCCGCTGTGCTTGTGATTAGAGCAAGCACAGCTGCACAAGAGACAGCTAagagattattattattagggTCAGCCTAGATTCCAGTCAGCTGAGAGGCACAGATAGTGACACTGCTCctcagaagtgctgctgcttgagAGCACTTCCTCTGATGCAAAGGAGCACATCAGCAACAGCAATCCTTTTGCTGTTTGCCAGCCCCCTTCGCTGCTGTGTCAGGAACATGAGAAGCAATGCTTATTTCAAACATACTTGGTCTCCTTGCCCTGTTTTTCCTTACAGGGAACACTCAGATCTGTATGTACTTACTCCAGTAGTtcttggaaagagaaaacagcacaagTCAGCTCAAGGCTCCAGGTCTCTGCAACCGCAGGCAGTGCTGACATACCCGAGAACACCCTGGCAGACAGAGCGAACAGCTGGCTTCAAAAAGCACCTTGGACCTGCTCAGGTCCTGCACTGATCTTGCCTTCCCGGGGCAGATGCGTGGGTGACTCTGATCTGACAGTGTTTGCTGTTACCACTTTGCAGCTCACTGAGACAGGCCAGGCACACGCAGCAGTATTTCTGGTCCAGGTTGGGGAACACAGGTAGTGCAGCTGGGATAAATCCATGCCAAGAGATCAAGACATCAGGATTGCACAGCTGCCTGGCTCATCCCAAACTAATCTGTTACCATCTCCTCCCCCTGCAGCTCCAAGCTGTTCTAATTAAAGAATACCAAATCAAGAGCAGCTATTTATATATAGAAGACTAGAAAAGCACCTGGTCAGATAGAAAtgcaagggagaaaaaacacTACACAGTTCCAAAGGATACAAGAAACCTGGAGAAAGCCAGGTCAGTGCAGAGCATcagcacacagccagcacagTCTCACTGCAGATGAGGTTCACACAGCAggatcatttattttaaaaataagtgacATTTACAATACCTTCTCAAACAGaacttaaatacatttaatcAGCAAGAAGCTGTCAAATAGTGGGAGGTGAAAGCATTTGAGGCTCTCCCACCATCTAAACAAGGCGCAGCTGTACAACACTGCTATTCTGACCATTTCCTATAAAATTCTTCACTCCTCTCACTCACAGAGAGGAGAGTTCAGCATTTCCTATTCCACAACTCAGCACAAAGCAACCCAGACACAAAAgtagtttttattaaaaaattaaatctcGATGATTGACAAACCTACTAAACGAAAGCTTAAAGCCCTGGAAGAAGCCAGTTTTGTAGTCTGAGCCCATGGGCCTCTCAGACTGAGAAACCAAGGccagcctcagcagcacagcccacactggacagaacacaaaaccaacacaaGAGTTAAGGCCccaagctttaaaaaaaaatacatacatatatccTGAAGTCctagggaaaacaaaactcagtgGCGTTTTTAGTCTGGCAGTGCCCCGAGCTGTGAAAAGCTGCTTTAGGACTCAGTTCATCTGGGCTAGAGGACTCCTATAACCAAGGATCCTGAAAGATTAGCGTGAGAATTACATAATAAAACCGATTGCAATGCAGAACTTCACGTTGTAATGGTGGTGTCCCAGCCTGCCTTTAACAGAAAAGTTTCCCCTTTAAAAACAAGCCCTAAGGTAAGGAGATGGCTCCTGGGATGCCAGCAGAGCAGATCCAGTCTTCCCCCTCacacccagctccagctgcacagcactcGGCTGCCACCAGTAATCCCCACGGGCAGGCAgatggcattttaaaattaatcttttttttttggcttgggtaggcatttttttgtttgtctgtttttaaatctcTCCAATCCCATCTCTTCAGTCCCATTGGCATCTCCAGGGCAGCGCAGTCCTCCTTTCTAGTACGGGAAATACCAAGGCAGCAGCCTCGCCCGACCCCTAGGCAAGAACAGAACCACGCTGGAGCTCGGGGGCATGGCTCAGCACGAGGCACCAGCAGCCCTAAAGCACGGCCACCTGCTCGGCCCCACCAGCCAAACCCAGGGCCCCTCACCTGTACGTCCTCCCCCGCAGCCTCACGTGCTGCCCGCCGTAGTAGCCCCAGCGTGGGATCAGCCCTCCCCGGGCTTGGAAGCGACCCCGGCGGCCGCCACGGTCGGTGCTGCTGATGCCCGGCATGTTGGTCCTCTTGGGCAGCACCTGGAAGGCAGCAGGGGCTCAGCACTGGCCCTGTGCCACAGGGCTGGGATGGATGGATGCACCCCAGGGCTTTGCCCAGCTCTGACCTTAATGACACGGCCCCTGAACACGCTCTCATCCAGCTCCACCGCTGCCTTCACAGAGCTCTTCTGCTCAAACTCGATGTATGCGTACCTGCCGggaacagggagcagagcactgGGGATGCTGCCCAACGCCAGGGACAGCAGCATTCCTCCCCAGGGCACACCCAGCCCCCACAGGGGACAACAAATCCCTGCCTTCTTTGCGAACACTCAAGCCACGCCTTGCTTCCTTTTAGGAAGCAAAAGCTCTGTTCCTACAGTGCCACACAGGGCGGAtgcacccagcactgacccTTTGGGATGCCCCGAGAACTTGTCGCACAGGATGGTGACGCGGTTGATCCGCCCGCAGCTGTTGAAGTGAGACTCCAGCTCCTCTGCCGTGCCCCCGTAGTccacctgcagccacagcccccCATGTTCCATCAGGTTAGGGACCAGCCAGCCAGTGCCCTTGCTGGAGATAGTGGCATACATCCACCAggcaaggagcagcagggcaggccgTGCTCCATGGCCTCCACTTACATTGCCCACGTAGATGGACCGCTGGTCAGCCTCCACCTTCCCCTCAGTCATCCTCTGGAACAGACCTGCAGAGATGGAGGCTGTGCTGTCACAGAGGAgccctggggcagggggacacttcagtctcctcctcctccacctgtTGCCCCATCTCTCTGCACAAGAATAACAGCACAGGGCAACTGCTTTACAGCACCTGAAGGCGCTCAACTCAATTACCTAATTGAGCTTAATTAATTCACTGCATCTCAGCTTGCAAAGGTGGGAGGTGGATAAGACATGTGACAGCACCATGCTGTGGTTGgcatcccctccctcccccgCATTAGGTGCCTGGTCCCAGATGGTGTGGGGCTGCCCATagaggcacagcagcacaccCCAGCCCCACTGACACCCCATGCTcctggaaaacacagcagcacccagggacAGCCCTTACCTGCCTCAGAGCCCATGAGGAGGCAGCTCTCcgcctccagctgcagctccttcagcctctcatcctcctcctccatctccctcACTCTGGCTttgatggcttccagctcctggaACCCAAACCACAGCTCTTGCAAGCAGCACATGGCACAGACCCACTCCCCACCTTGTGCTCCAGTAATGGGCTCCCAGACTGGGGACAGAGGACAACAGCCTCATATAAAGGGAGttcagctcccagctccaaAAGTGAGAAAATCCAGTTAACGTTTCCTTCCTTGTGCTTGCCCGCAAAGTGGTGCTGCAACAGAGGTGTCCCAGCAGAACTGCCAGAAGGAACCAGAAATTGAAGCTAGTGGAGAACAGGAACCATTGACTTCAGCTCAGCCAAGCAGACACCCCAACAGGGAAAGGCTAGCAGCAGGAGAGTGACTATTCAATTTCCTGCTTCTCAGCTCAGGGTTTTTAACAACAGGAGCCCAAGATTATTCTTATCCTTAATTTTTTGAAGCACTTGAAAGAGAGATGTAGGAGGCTTCCTATTTCCTTATAGGAAAGGGGAAAACTGATTCCACATTGAGCCAGACACTCACAGGGTCCTGCACACCCAGCTCCTCCAAGCTGTCCTCCTCCTGGTGGCTCTGATCTGAGTCATcatctgcagccctgtgcagagctgccaccTCCGGCACATCCCAGGACGCCTCCACTGCTGCCACTGATGCTGGGTCCTGCCACCAGATGCCAGAGGAGTCCAAGAAGAGAGGGCTGGACAGGAATGGGGCAAAAAGTAACTCAACAAACAGCCATttaacacagaaacaaaagcaggatGTTAACCAGGCAAAGCTTTAAGGGTGCTTCCAGCAGATGGAAAAACAACCACCTCCAAAGCTGTTTGCTCTTGATTCTGCAAGTAGGCTTACAACGAAACCCCACAGTTGAAGCAGTGAGCACTACTACGAGCTCTCTGGTTCACTGTCACTACCCACCCAGCTCAGGAAAATGCAGAAGGGAGCTTCCCTGGAGTCAAAAGGCCAAGGTCAAACACCAGCCTCACTAGTGGCAGGGAAGCAGAGGACACAGAACGTGCCCTGCAAGCAGAGCTCCcaaaaagcactgagaaagcAGCATGGCACACTGCCCTAACCCAGGAAGGGCAAACTCACAGCCTCGCACTCAGGGACAAACTTTCAGCTCTGAGAGCActgggcagctgcagtgccCCCCTACCAGCCGTGTCCCCACGCCCTCCACGCAGACCCACCTCGCCCTGCCCGCGAACATGCTGCGTCCTCTGCGCGGAGCCGCCGACACCTGCGAAGCAGCGCAGCACGCAGACTTCCCGCCGCCACGTGCGCTTTTCCCGCCGGCGCGCCACTTT from Numida meleagris isolate 19003 breed g44 Domestic line chromosome 10, NumMel1.0, whole genome shotgun sequence encodes the following:
- the TRAPPC2L gene encoding trafficking protein particle complex subunit 2-like protein, whose amino-acid sequence is MAVCIAVIAKENYPLYIRSVPTENELKFHYTVHTSLDVVDEKISAMGKAMVDQRELYLGLLYPTEDYKVYGYVTNSKVKFVMVVDSSNTALRDNEIRSMFRKLHNSYTDIMCNPFYNPGDRIHSRAFDNMVNSMMMQVC
- the PABPN1L gene encoding embryonic polyadenylate-binding protein 2, whose translation is MFAGRASPLFLDSSGIWWQDPASVAAVEASWDVPEVAALHRAADDDSDQSHQEEDSLEELGVQDPELEAIKARVREMEEEDERLKELQLEAESCLLMGSEAGLFQRMTEGKVEADQRSIYVGNVDYGGTAEELESHFNSCGRINRVTILCDKFSGHPKGYAYIEFEQKSSVKAAVELDESVFRGRVIKVLPKRTNMPGISSTDRGGRRGRFQARGGLIPRWGYYGGQHVRLRGRTYRGRARLLPWYFPY